TCCACAGACCACAAGACTGTGCTCCTCACAAATGGGATGCTCAATAAAGTTTGATATGGAGGAAACCTTCTAGCTAAGACACGTCATCCCTCTTTAAGCCCCTTCACGCTGGGTGGGGCCTTTGCTTTTTTCCTAAATAACGGAGAGGCCAAAGGAAAAATCTCCAAAAATAGCTCTTTACTTTTAAAGTCCATTAACAAAATAGTATTTACACTATGGTTAGGAAAGTATACACTCATAGATATAATAGCACTTTGCACTAATATTTTGTTAAATCTATAAGTGGTGAAATGAAGTGGTGAAGGATGCAGCAGTGCTAGGAGCATGGTGTTTATGGTGAAGACTTTGAAGCTAATCCATGCACAAGGCTGCAGCGTGTCAGCTAGAGTAAGTGCTGTACAATTTAACACATGATCTGGTATCATGTTACATATCTGCGATGATGTGGTCCAAATCCTCAGCGGTGGCTCGGGAGGATTTCTGCAGGCATTTTAGTTGccctgtttggttttcttcatcCTGGAAGGGAAAAGCACATTTGTCATGAGAACAAAGTAGACACGGGAACTACAACGTCAGAATCATATGGCTTTTTGGTGCTGACTGTTCACGCGGTCTATATATTTGACACTCTATATAATAGAGtgtcaaaacacaacaaaagatAAATGCACGGTAACTTGTGAGTAGTAAACACCAAAAGTGGAAATTAATGAGCATTTAGTCCAGTGGCACAACTCACGGCTGATTTCAGTTCCAGGTTATCAagtaaaaacagctgcttcGTGTTTAGAAAGCCGAAATGTTTTTGACTTGTAATCATGAGCTAACCATCTTAGcaataataaatgtaatttgATTTCTGCATTCACTTTCAGTTGGCCGGTCAATTAGTGGGCCATTCTGAAAATGTTATGTCTGAAGATGTAATTTTGCAGAGCACTGACGTGAAGCAGTCTCAGGGCGATGATGCCAAAGGATAAACAGGATATTAACAGCATAAGCACTTGGAACTCCAGTGGGTTCTTTAATTATATCTGCCACACTCGTCAGATACAAAAAGGCAATCATCATTTAGTTTACAAAAGTAACGCATGGCTTATAATCGTGTGCATTTCTACACATTACAAGCAGGTTTATGCCTCCTCCTCTATGACTGCATGTGTAAGTGGAAACACATTAGATCTGACTGATTGTAAACAAGCAACATGCACTCTACATGCGCTATTTTGTTATGCAGAGGGCTGTTCACGCCTCATCAACCCGAGGGCTCCACAGTCATCCTTGAGACAGGCCGTCTGACTGCTAGACTGTGGGCGGATCTGTCAGTGTGTATTGAGTGTGTATGTCACAAGCTGGATTAAATGCCGTAGTGCGTTTAGTTTTCTTTACATGAAAAGACGGGAATCCACATGTGACATTCCAAAAACTCTTTTATCTGCCTCCATCGCACAGTGCAGGGTTTGTTTCGTTCTTTAAATAACAGACATGGCAACTTGATCCCTTCTATAAACTTTGTTGTACCAACATCTTTCAGAAAAGTGTCTGCTTCTTCAGGGAAGGAAGGAGACAGTGACTTTTAACGCCACCAGTCTCAGTATGAATTTAACTTGATTGTGCAATTCAGAGTTGCATAAGGTGACAACGAATCCCATCATATTAcattattttttacaaatttaGAACGTTATCTTTATCTTTACTCTCCGATGTAACGTTTAATGCACTAAATGTCCTAAACTCTAAACAGTATGCAAGTGTGCCGTGTATAGTGTAAATATATTAAACTGCATTTGCTAGACTGTGTTCCAGTATGAATAGTGATGACCAGGAACAAACCTGTAATAGCACTTAAGAGCAGATTAAGTGCACCCACACTTTGTATGTGAAAGTGGAAACGCTCTACTCCCACTTGGTCATGTACCAGCATGTTTTGACTTTGGGTTCCAATATAAATTGGGCAATTGAGAGCTTTTACTCCCACAATAGTCTATTGGTAAACATCCAAATGCGCATTTGCGCCTTTGGATTTGTAGATTCTTTGCTTTAAATTTCTATAGAGTGTAAGTGAGTATATCCCACTTGTGCCAACAGATTTGTTAAAGCCAGACGGGATTGTGTATTACAGAAAAATGACCCCATGACTAAAATCTGCTGGATTTGCTGATACTTACTTGTTGAGAGCGTTCTTCAGGTACTGCTGCAGCCACCGGATCTCAGGGTTCACGCACACCTCCTTGTTTGACTTCAGCTTGGCACTGATTAGAAAAAGGATAAGATGAGGATAAAAGCTTGAATTATGCATAATCATTAACAGTGGGTATCTTAACACACTGTTATCAAACTGACTGAATTAACACTGACTTGCTAGTTTGATACTTGCAGCGAACCTCTTAACAGTAGTGCCTTAATTTGTAAGTGATGCTGCTACAGAAATTAATATGCATTAATATTGATAAGATACTGACCCTTAAGGTACTTTAGTGTTAGGTCAAATTAGAATATATTGCAATGCGCAGGCTACTTTCTAAAGCCATGATAGTCCTGTGGTTATTTAAAGAATGGGCTACAACCATATCATATGTCTCCATGTGGGGGACCATGCCTCATTTGGCAACAGATCTTGTTTTAAGTAGCTTCAGACATGTTTTATGTCTCTTTATGTAAACTTGTAAGatatggcaattttatttttccatgCTTCTGAAGTTCTAATGCAACTGACCCTTTTTCACCGATGTTGCCACACACTTTCATGTATggatttgcactgcacaagctGTGCCGACGAATGCGATCTCAACTAAAGGTTGTATGAACAGTATGAAGAGAAAACGCTGCGTGACAAGCAAATGAGAAGCAAACCCAGTTACAAAACCCACGATTATTGCTTcctggttaaaaaacaaaactgtatccAATTTCCACCACCTTTTCACATTCGCTCATACTCAAACGGACCACTTCCTGTGGATGCGTCAGTGGGCCAGTTGCAAAAAGAACGACTTGTTTTCTGTGAATGAGCGAGCGAGTGACTGAGGGGCGTGTATGTACACATTCATGCATGATTCCTTTCTCTGGCTTGTCACCCTGCAGAGATTGATGGTGAGAAATGTCCGAACTAGGAGGAAACCTGTCTAACGTTTATATGGCCCAGACAGAAAACGTGCTGCCTGGAGAAGTCAAAAACAACACTCACATCACTTGGAAGGGGCAGTTGGGTGTGTGGATGAACCTAAGTTCTCGGATGTAGTTTCGTGGGACAGTGTTGACTGTTGAACGGCAGTAGCATCTCTCCACCAGGCTGATGGGCTTTGCTGAGAAAGCAAAAGAGAAGTTGAGTATAAcaaaactattttaaagtaaagcaaAATTTAAACAAAGCAGTAATTCAGATTAGATTAAATGAAATATCATTCCTGTATGAAATGACATACACTTATTGCAATATCACAAATTCCACCAgcaaataagataaaaatacagCAAGTCTTTAGCCTATCAAAGCACAAAGTAAGCATGCACCAGCCCTCTGAttatgaacaaataaataatatgccCCCTGCAGTGAAGTATACAGAGTCTTTTGGATTTAAACCGTTTGATTTTTATCCCTCCATTCTACTTGTTTATCTCTTTCCTTGCCGAGAAGCCTACAGTCAACACTGCCAAATAGGACTAACAAATGACACTGACAGATGAAAATTCCATATTTAAGCTTTACAAAATCCAGTTTCTGCTCATCCCACACAGCAAACAGAGAGACTGAGTACATTATTAGCGGGGGTTTTACACCCACAAACACTAAGCTCTTTCAAACATCATTGTGTACTGTGTGGTCCCTGCGTGATGGATGTGCGCAGTTTCCATTGGAGCCTCACCTTTCAGGTTCCTACACTGAGATGGTCACAGTTGATTAATGtggaaaaataaagataatCTTTTTCCCCCGTTTCGTTACGTCTAAAAGCGGCGTTGGAAATAGATAAAGCAGTCGCGCCGATAGAAGTTAGTTTTAGCCCAAATACCGTTTATACACAGTTGTTTTACTTGTCAGTAAATTGTTTTAAAGCGACACTGGCAGACTGTAAGTCACAGATGGTGAAACCTGCCCCAGTGGATTAAACTATGCTAATTATTTTTTACACCTGATTACCATGATAAAAGAGCGCAACACCTTCAAGTTGGGTGATTGATGTCGCCACGTAGGCTAGCTGAGGTTTAGCTTCTAGAGACTTCATTTGTGgctaattaaaagaaaacaaagggaaGGACAAACACACGCTGATCACTGATCCAGCGGGGAAATTCCTATACGGCAAGAGCCACATGTGCAGCCTGCCGTGCTTTACGCACGGCGAAAAATG
This is a stretch of genomic DNA from Maylandia zebra isolate NMK-2024a linkage group LG13, Mzebra_GT3a, whole genome shotgun sequence. It encodes these proteins:
- the cxcl12a gene encoding chemokine (C-X-C motif) ligand 12a (stromal cell-derived factor 1) isoform X2 encodes the protein MDVKLLAVVAVLMVMIYAPPAQAKPISLVERCYCRSTVNTVPRNYIRELRFIHTPNCPFQVIAKLKSNKEVCVNPEIRWLQQYLKNALNK
- the cxcl12a gene encoding chemokine (C-X-C motif) ligand 12a (stromal cell-derived factor 1) isoform X1, with the protein product MDVKLLAVVAVLMVMIYAPPAQAKPISLVERCYCRSTVNTVPRNYIRELRFIHTPNCPFQVIAKLKSNKEVCVNPEIRWLQQYLKNALNKMKKTKQGN